Within Candidatus Zixiibacteriota bacterium, the genomic segment TGGGGAAAATCGATTTCAAGGTGGGGCGACAAATTCTGACCTGGGGAACCGGCGACCTGATTTTTATCAATGATGTTTTTGCCAAAGATTACGAATCATTTTTCGCGGGGCGGGAGGACCAGTATCTGAAAGCGCCGCAGACGGCGCTGCGGAGCGAGTACTATTCGCCGCTGGGGGAACTGGCGCTTGTCTGGACGCCGCGCTTTGCACCGAATCGGACACCGGCTACCGGGAGATTTTCGTATTACAGCCCAATGAGCGGCGATTTTGCCGCCGAGCCGTTTGCGGTACCGCTTCCGGCGGAGAGCATTCGGAACTCGGAACTGGCGGGACGATTCCAGAAAACAGTTGGCGGGATGGCGTTGGCTCTTTATGGATACAAAGGATTTTTCAAGAACCCGGTCGGGTTTGATTTTGTCTCGATGATGCCGTTTTATCCGCGGCTGAATATTTATGGCGCCTCGGCGCGAGGGCAGGCCGGAGGCGGCGTATTCTGGCTCGAGGGGGGATATTTTCACAGTTATGACGACCAGTGCGGCGAAAAGCCGGGAATCCCCAACAGCAATATCCAGGGTCTGGTCGGTTTTGAGAAACAGATAGCCAGTGACATTACCGCCAACATTCAGTACCAGGCGGAGAAAATGCTTCAGTACGAACGGTACGAGAGGAACTTGGTCGGAAACGACAAGGAGGATGAATTCCGGTCGCTGGTGACGTCACGGATTAGCGGACGGTTTCGAATGGAGACAATAATACTCAGCAGTTTTATCTTCTGGTCGCCGTCCGATGAAGACTTGTACTACCGCTTTTCCGCCGACTATAAGTTGACCGACAATATGACGGTGACGGTCGGCGGGAATATATTCGACGGCAACAAACGTTTCACCGATTTTGGAATGTTTCAGTTGAACGATAATCTGTATGCCCGGGCGACCTACGGATTTTGAAATATAAGAGTGATTAGTGGGGGGAACAGTCAGGCACCGCCCCGACAGAAAAAGTCGGGGCAGAAACCTGACCGGATAGATTAGCGAATGAGGTATCATAGTCAGAGAGGAATTGGATATGAGTATTGAGCATCGTATCAGGGTTCTGGCGGGGACACTTATTTTGACGTCTTTAGCGTTGACCCTTTGGGTCTCGCCGTATTGGATGATACTGGCGGCGTTTGTGGGGGCGAATATGCTTCAGTCGGCATTCACCAAATTCTGCCTGGCGGAGATAATCATGCGCAAAGTGTTTAAGTGGCAGTGAGGGGAGATACGAGAGTCGCTTGAATGGATCAAGATGATAATGTGGAAACCGCCCGCCACTGGCGGGCAGGTCGGGGTCCTGGCCCGCTAATACTTCACTCTGAGAACTTGCTCGTTGATTATCAATTCTCGTGCCTGGCAGATGTCCACATCTGCTGGTAACTCATTAACTCATCGCGGTAATTTTCAGCGGCGTAGGTCAAAATCCCCCCGAGCCATGTGTGCATTGCGTGGCGCGAGAGGGGGTTTTGACAATTGCGCTTAAGGGGCGGCGCAAAGACATAGGAGTCGGCCCCAATCATACTTCTCTCTGAAACCGGGCGCGTTGACGCTCAATTCTGCGCTTCTTCGACCAGCACCCGGTAATGGCTGACCAGTTCTTCCAGCGCTTCGCGCGATGAAGATTCGGCTTGAATCGAGAAGGCGGCGGTCAGGCTATCGGGGGCAATTAAGACCCATCCGTTCGATTCGAAAATCCTGACTCCGTCAATTAATTGACGGCTCTTATTATTGGTGCTGGTGATTATCTTGCGCATCACCTGTCCTTTTTTCGACCAGGGGCAGGGGACTTTGATTTCTTTCCGCAGGTATTTTTCATACTCGCCGCGCATTTCGCCGAGACGGACTTTTTCCTTTGCCATCATTTCCAGAATAAAAGCAATCGCGAGGATGGCATCGGTTCCCATCTGGAAACTGGGGAAGATGAACCCGCCAAGGGTGCCGCCGACATAGTCAACGCCGCCGGCGGCGAAGGCTTCCATCATGGAAAGATGGGTATTGCGCACGCGCAGGACTTCCACGCCGTAACGGGAAGCGATATCTTCGACCCCCATCGATGCCGAGACCGGCACGGCGATGCGTCGCGAGGGATGGGAGCGAAGGAAGAGGTCGGTTACCAGAAGCAGCAACAGCTGCGAGTCTATCAGGTTGCCGTTTTCATCGACCACGGTCAGTTTCTCCGCCGCGGGATTGATATGAAAGCCGATATCGGCGTGAAGGGAGCGGACGATGGAAGAAAGTTGCACGATAGATTCCGCCGTTTCATCGGGATGACGGGAGAACTGGCGGGGGTCAAGATAGGCATTGAGAGCGATGACGTTAATTCCCAATTGCGAGAATATGGTCGGGAACACCAGCGAAGCGCCGCCATTGGCGTAATCAATCACCACTTTGAAACCGGCTTTGCGGATGACATCCGGCTTAAGGACGGAGATGAAATCGGAGCGGTAATTTTCGAGCACACCCTGCGGCATATCGAGATGGCCTATTTCATCCAGGGTGGCGCGGCGGAAATCTTCGCCAAAATAGAGCCGTTCCACTTTTTTGAGGGTGGCAGTCGGCATATCGAGGCCGTCGCCATTGAAGAAAATGATATCAATCAAACGGTAGTCATCGGGATTGTGGCGGACGTAG encodes:
- a CDS encoding DUF2892 domain-containing protein gives rise to the protein MSIEHRIRVLAGTLILTSLALTLWVSPYWMILAAFVGANMLQSAFTKFCLAEIIMRKVFKWQ